The Lysobacter gummosus sequence GATCTCCACGCGGGTGCCGCCGACGCAGGACAGATGCGGCGCGGCGTCGAGCTTGTGCTTCTGGCGCAGCCGGCGAATGGTTTCGGGCGTATAGCTCAGGGTCGAACCGCCGGCGCCGAAGGTGCACGAGACGTAGTGCGGCGTATACGGCTTGAGCTTGGCCGCGGTCTTGTCGAGCTGGCTGCGCTGATCGTCGGTCTTGGGCGGGTAGAACTCGAAGCTGATGGGCAGCATGGGCGGGGCCGCGGCGGCGTGGGCGAGAAGTATGGGGATAATATCTCTTTATCGCGATGAATCAAATTTGTTTTGGCGGGGTTGGTTGCCGCGGAAACGGGGCGGGGCTGAGCTGGGAAGGGGCGGAGGGGGCACTTCGTGGCATCGCGTGGCGAGTACAGGGGTATGCAAGCGCGGCCTTGCGGGCCCGAAGCGGCCTGATGAGATCGAACCGCCGCCTGGGCGGACATGCCTACCCATACGGCCGTGCCGGCTGCGTTCGCCGCGCCACTGCGCTATAGATTCCGCATCTCCGGCTCGAACCGCGCGCCATGTCCGACCACATCCTCGACAACCCCATCTGGCAATCGCTGAGCACCCGTCATCGCGAGCTGGCTCTCGGCCAAGGCGACGCCGCGCGCTACCCCGCATCGATCGCGCCGTTTCTCGGCGTCGCCCGCCACGGGGAAGCGATGGACCCATCGCTCGCCGCCCTGGTCCCACCCGGCGACACCGCGCTGCTGCTGGGCCGCGCGCCCAGCGTCGGACCCGGCTGGGAACTGCGCCACATGACCGACCTGGCGCAGATGATCAGCCCCGACCCCATCGCCGCCGCCGACGCTGCGGACATCGTCGAACTCGGCCCCGACCAGCGCGACGACGTACTGGCGCTGACCGCG is a genomic window containing:
- a CDS encoding GNAT family N-acetyltransferase — protein: MSDHILDNPIWQSLSTRHRELALGQGDAARYPASIAPFLGVARHGEAMDPSLAALVPPGDTALLLGRAPSVGPGWELRHMTDLAQMISPDPIAAADAADIVELGPDQRDDVLALTALVYPHYFRPHTMDLGRYFGIYQGDRLAAMAGERMGTHDYTELSAICTHPDFLGRGYARRLLIFLSNDNHARGRIPFLHVSHENPRAIELYERNGYRLRRDIPFWSLRWVGE